CCGAGGTGGTGTGGAACAGTATAGAGGTAATGACCTGACTTACtgctatttattaaaaaaaatcatttgctTCACTATAAATTGTTGTCACGTTATGCATTTTAATTGTGGTAGGCACCTCCTGATTTCAGAGTCAGGACCAACTTCGGTGAATATTGGAAGACAGTTGCTGAAATCAGGCTACATCAGTCGATAATGGATGCTATCAAGGACGCGGGTTTTCAATGGGTGTTCACGTTAGGGCAGGTCAGGCATGACAGGGGCTTGATCACAGCCTTTATCGAGAGGTGGCGTCCAGAGACGCACACTTTCCACCTACCTTTTGGGGAGGCCACCATCACATTCGAGGATGTCCATCACATTCTCGGGTTACCGACCACTGGCCGGCCACTTATTGTACATGGCTTCACCACCACTATAGACCAGAGGAAGGAGATGGTACGGGATCTTCTTGGAGTGAATCCCTATGAGCGTGGTGATGTGAGGAGAACTGCTTGAAGATCACAATTGTCAAAGTTACTGATCAACCACGTGATCTTCAAGCAGTTTTTCCTCACATCACCACGTTCAGCGGGAGTCACTCCAAGAAGATCTCGTACCATGTCTTTCCTATGGTCTATAGTGGTGGTGAAGCCATGTAGAATAAGTGGTCGGCCAGTGGTCGGTAACCCGAGAATGTGATGGACATCCTCGAGTGTGATGGTGGCCTCCCCAAAAGGTAAGTGGAAAGTGTGCGTCTCTGGACGCCACCTCTCGATAAAGGCTGTGATCAAGCCCCTGTCATGCCTGACCTGCCCCAACTTGAAAACCCGCATCCTTGATAGCATCCATTATCCACTGATGCGGCCTGGTTTCAGCAATTGTCTTCCAATATTCACCGAAGTTGGTCCTGACTCTGAAATCAGGAGGTGCGTGCCACAATTAAAATGCATAACGTGTCAGCAGTTTATAGTGAAGCAAacgaatttttttaataaatagcaGTAAGTCAGGTCATTAACTCTCTACTGTTTCACACCACCTCGGACCTATGCGACTCCTGCAATGTCAACAAATTGCCGTTGACCGGGCCGGGACCATAAGCTGCAGGATCCATCTGcgccaaaaatttcaaaatatcatttacaatttcaatttaaaaatattaacattttgaATTACAAATATTAGTAACTTACATTTCTAATACAGCTCTATttagtttcaaatatttttcacaCTCTCATTTTAGATgtgttgtttatattattttgattttattcattttatttgtaaatataattcgaataatactcaatttttcatttcaaattatttaatatccaatattaaatatttatcaattcctaattttatttttcttaatatccaatattaaataaaatttgaatatattttaattcaaataataagcttttttttataattcgaatatcctatttattttaattctcttaatttcataaatattttaattctcttaatttcaaatatatttataattcgaattaatttcttaattattactaatattattttcttttactaatacaatataataatatattatttttgttaatataatgtaattatatattattttattaatattttattttatgttattaatatttttattttattccgaattttattttttttgttctcaaatttttaacgtcaatttttttaaattcgaaattctttCTTTCCTACGAATATaaattaagtttaaattaaattatgttttggTAAATTTCGATTATTGCTACTAATCATATTTCGAAATCTAAAAAACACGAAATCTAAAAATCCAATATTTATTCTCAAATCATAGTCTAAATCTACACAACCAACttaaaaaatcctaaaaaataatatcaatttcaATCATAAATCTTACAAATGCTTAactatttcaaaaatcaaaatgtaaTGCCAAATCTCTAGCCATAATCATGAAGATAACTGGAAATTATAACATGCAACTCAAACTAATCAAACAACAAATTACAAATCAAGGCcttatacatacacacacacacacacactaatatCTTTAGGGAAAATAAAGGTAGTACCTTCAAATTTAATGCTAACTAGGGCGACCTTCTCCCTCTTTTCTCCCTTCGTTTTCTCCCTTTGCTGCTgctgtgtttgtgtgtgtaattGTGTGTGATTCATGGGCTGAGGCGAGTTAAAATTGGGGAGGGGATACACACGTGGTCGCCCGTGATAGGGTCGACCACGTCACAGCTGGGATGCAGGGGTCGCCCGCGTATAGGGCGACATGTACATGGCTCGAAAACAATGAGGGTCGCCCGGGGTTGTGGCGACCTTAAGTGTGGGGAAGCTCAAGCTCGGGTCACCCGAGTTTAAAAGaattaggctggttagttttgaaaagtcgAACGGAGGTTGGTTAGGTTTGAAAACTTTGTGTTCAAACTAGTTAGTTTGGTATGGGAGCCCCTGGGGTCTGTTTGGTTTGTTGTATTCGGGCTTTGGATCAAACAGCTGATTTATCTCTTAATAAAGTGAGCTGGGATGAAGTCATCAAGATGGGTGAACAAGTTTCGAAACAGGCCACTTTGGGTATTCTATTTTTTACTCTGCTTTACTTTTTCAATGTGAATTGTATCGCCTGCAAGTTTTTTATTATCGTAATTTTGTGTGGTAGTCTTATTAGTTTTTTTCCGTGAATCTGTTTTTTGGGGCTTTGTGTTAGTTGGAGTCTTGCTTTCGTGATTAATTTGGATATATGAGTGGAAACTCTTTCGGGGTTTTCTTGATAACAATGGTTAAGCTGAAAATGATGCCTTTTTATCTGATTATAATTCAAGTGGGTTGTGGTATtaagaattttgattttttttagtaccttttataaatttataagatttGTTAAGCAGCTTTCCCAATACCTTACTGTATTTAAAAGATGTCAATCCAACACATTATCGAATATTAGTTTAAGAGATGCTGTCCGCAGATCATAGTGTAATCAAAGTTGCACGGATCGCGGGTCGATCGGGAACGTGGTACGAGTACGGGTACGTGAGACGTTACCTTGAGTGAATCGGGTACAATGAGGAGTGAATCGGGTTCGTGGATCGGTAGGGGGATCCctttttaatcataaatattttgtaaaaattatatatatttcagcaATCATTTAGATTCATAGTTTAATACAACAATTATGTCTATGCTAGTATTTAGTTTATTAATGCATTACATGAAATGTAAAACTTCTGAGGAATATTAATACTACAAGTTGCAGGTCTAAGTTTCAGCTTCAGCATGTGCTCTTAGTCTTGTTCTC
This genomic window from Daucus carota subsp. sativus chromosome 7, DH1 v3.0, whole genome shotgun sequence contains:
- the LOC135147758 gene encoding protein MAIN-LIKE 2-like, with the protein product MDPAAYGPGPVNGNLLTLQESHRSEVVWNSIEAPPDFRVRTNFGEYWKTVAEIRLHQSIMDAIKDAGFQWVFTLGQVRHDRGLITAFIERWRPETHTFHLPFGEATITFEDVHHILGLPTTGRPLIVHGFTTTIDQRKEMVRDLLGVNPYERGDVRRTA